In the Colletotrichum lupini chromosome 1, complete sequence genome, one interval contains:
- a CDS encoding enoyl-CoA hydratase, protein MAQNEPQAVQVTKSSDGITTITINREHRRNAIDGPTAHKLTDAFLAFENDPVQKVCVFNGANGTFCAGFDLHEVAKYGPGSEKGGYNGPIIEHSHRVQSRNIGPIGPSRMQIKKPVISAVSGYAVAGDLELSLLGDIRVAEDDAVFGVFCRRFGVPLIDGGTVRLQAIVGLGRALDMILTGRGVSAEEALQMGLANRVVPKGQALAEATSIARQLLAFPQACMNTDRTSCYYSTYNASSFRDALSNEFDQGIKVINMESVRGATELSKGAGRHGKFEKAKI, encoded by the coding sequence ATGGCACAGAACGAACCTCAAGCAGTTCAAGTGACCAAGTCATCCGATGGTATTACCACTATAACCATCAACCGAGAGCACCGAAGGAATGCAATCGATGGACCGACTGCTCACAAACTCACCGACGCCTTCTTAGCTTTCGAAAACGACCCTGTCCAGAAGGTTTGTGTCTTCAATGGAGCAAATGGCACTTTCTGTGCTGGCTTCGACCTCCATGAGGTCGCAAAGTATGGGCCTGGGTCTGAGAAAGGAGGCTACAATGGGCCCATCATCGAACACAGTCATCGAGTTCAAAGCCGCAATATCGGGCCCATCGGCCCATCACGAATGCAAATTAAGAAGCCAGTCATCAGTGCAGTATCAGGGTATGCTGTTGCCGGAGATTTGGAACTTTCTCTCCTCGGAGACATCCGTGTTGCTGAAGATGATGCGGTCTTTGGAGTCTTTTGCCGACGGTTCGGCGTCCCTCTCATTGACGGCGGCACTGTTCGCTTACAAGCCATCGTGGGTCTCGGGCGAGCCCTCGATATGATACTCACCGGCCGCGGAGTATCCGCAGAAGAAGCGTTGCAGATGGGCCTGGCTAATCGGGTTGTGCCCAAGGGCCAGGCTCTGGCAGAAGCAACAAGTATTGCTCGACAATTGCTGGCGTTCCCACAGGCCTGCATGAACACTGACAGAACGAGCTGTTACTACTCGACTTACAACGCTAGCTCATTCAGGGATGCTCTGAGCAACGAATTCGACCAGGGAATCAAAGTGATCAATATGGAGAGTGTTCGGGGTGCAACGGAACTTTCCAAGGGAGCGGGAAGGCATGGAAAGTTCGAAAAGGCCAAGATTTGA
- a CDS encoding arrestin, with translation MPTSESANFRELSQHRNLAVLNYGPRMEQASAFRSSASAALSGGIFNEKGTMRAIGNKMMSMTKLIGMPTRSDVEVHVDHHYTSKIYSAGSQVSGTVKVNTQQDTAFGFIEINLLGKAIVRREDVHVMTETIQTLLKLYMPVPESAYPSTRLFRRGHTYSIAFSFIIPHQLTSNVCQYEVQTEAVRHHHLRLPSSLTGFEKDDLATSMAKIQYSVRARVFNIDDGSTVQLPAPILESEHPISILAPSPEDPPLVLDKHDLHYVLESTKPVRKNIFSVPTGQITAKTSQPQAIRLSSDGHAASSSSAYIDIAFWPTAPDMLPPQVKIKSTNILAQNWASTRPAQSFPNVGVNREPTTLSTPTIVNATNITPWVQHVHILEDGKSGRTKGGNRGSREITVIRNSSTQDDGVPITYTCSTQVDFGLPTSSHVFPPTFHSCLISRTYTLEIKVTAGGAELPLLVPVQIFKEQESGRSQASTESELPSWDNVGGEAVYARLRGHRRAL, from the exons ATGCCGACATCGGAATCTGCGAACTTTAGGGAGCTTAGCCAGCACAGAAACCTGGCTGTTTTGAACTA TGGCCCACGTATGGAACAGG CTTCAGCTTTCAGGTCCAGTGCTTCTGCCGCACTGTCAGGCGGAATCTTCAATGAGAAGGGAACCATGCGAGCAATCGGAAATAAAATGATGTCGATGACAAAACTGATCGGCATGCCAACGAGAAGTGACGTAGAAGTTCATGTCGACCATCATTACACGTCGAAGATATACTCCGCAGGATCCCAGGTTTCCGGCACCGTCAAAGTGAACACGCAACAGGATACAGCTTTCGGGTTCATCGAGATTAATCTCCTGGGAAAAGCCATTGTTCGACGGGAAGATGTCCACGTCATGACCGAAACGATACAGACACTCTTGAAGCTGTACATGCCTGTACCCGAATCGGCTTACCCTTCAACGAGGTTATTCAGACGTGGACACACTTACTCAATAGCCTTCAGCTTCATCATTCCGCATCAACTCACCAGCAACGTATGCCAATACGAAGTCCAAACAGAAGCAGTGCGGCACCATCATCTCCGTCTGCCGTCTTCATTGACCGGATTTGAGAAGGATGATTTAGCAACAAGTATGGCAAAGATACAATACAGTGTGAGGGCCAGGGTTTTCAATATCGACGATGGTAGTACCGTACAACTACCGGCACCGATTCTTGAGTCTGAGCATCCGATTAGCATCCTCGCGCCATCCCCGGAAGATCCGCCCCTAGTCCTCGACAAGCACGACCTTCATTACGTTCTCGAGAGTACCAAACCTGTCAGAAAGAACATATTCTCTGTACCTACAGGCCAGATCACGGCCAAGACATCCCAACCCCAAGCTATCCGGTTGAGCTCTGATGGACACGCGGCATCCAGTTCGTCAGCCTACATAGACATTGCTTTCTGGCCCACGGCGCCAGATATGCTACCGCCGCAGGTCAAGATCAAGTCTACGAATATATTGGCGCAGAACTGGGCTTCTACGCGACCGGCACAAAGCTTTCCCAACGTTGGCGTAAATCGAGAGCCAACAACACTGTCTACCCCTACTATCGTCAACGCCACAAACATAACACCGTGGGTTCAACATGTTCACATTCTGGAGGATGGAAAATCAGGAAGAACTAAGGGAGGTAATCGAGGATCGAGAGAAATCACGGTGATACGCAACAGCAGCACCCAGGATGACGGTGTACCAATTACATATACATGTTCGACGCAAGTCGATTTCGGACTGCCAACCTCAAGCCACGTTTTTCCGCCTACATTCCACTCCTGCTTGATTTCGCGGACGTATACTCTTGAAATCAAGGTCACGGCGGGAGGAGCTGAGCTTCCTCTGTTGGTGCCTGTCCAGATATTCAAGGAACAAGAAAGTGGACGCTCTCAGGCGTCCACAGAGTCGGAGTTGCCTAGCTGGGATAATGTTGGAGGCGAAGCTGTCTACGCACGTTTGAGGGGGCATCGCCGAGCGCTGTGA